A DNA window from Arachis duranensis cultivar V14167 chromosome 3, aradu.V14167.gnm2.J7QH, whole genome shotgun sequence contains the following coding sequences:
- the LOC107481449 gene encoding adagio protein 3 (The sequence of the model RefSeq protein was modified relative to this genomic sequence to represent the inferred CDS: added 40 bases not found in genome assembly), which yields MAMAKEKEEDEEHNHNGGKRLKCMRNEGKEDDAVVAIGEDESELPLKPGIFFYPATPTSFVVCDALEPDFPIIYVNKVFEIFTGYRADEALGRNCRFLQFRDPRAQRRHPLVDPVVVSEIRRCLEEGIEFQGELLNFRKDGTPLVNRLRLAPIHDDDGTVTHVIGIQLFSEANIDLNRVSYPVFKKTCNQDFDKTGKFPPKSGQTLYSQHQELCGILQLSDEVLAHNILSRLTPRDVASIGSVCRRIRQLTKNEHVRKMVCQNVWGKEVTGTLELMTKKLGWGRLTRELTTLEAVCWRKLTVGGAVEPSRCNFSACAAGNRLVLFGGEGVDMQPMDDTFVLNLDAKNPEWRRVSVKSSPPGRWGHTLSCLNGSWLVVFGGCGRQGLLNDVFVLDLDAQQPTWREVCGGTPPLPRSWHSSCTIEGSKLVVSGGCTDAGVLLSDTYLLDLTTGNPTWREIPTSWAPPPRLGHSLSVYGRTKILMFGGLAKSGHLRLRSGEAYTIDLEDEQPHWRPLEYSAFTGVASQSAVVPPPRLDHVAVSMPCGRIIVFGGSIAGLHSPSQLFLLDPAEEKPSWRILNVPGQPPKFAWGHSTCVVGGTRVLVLGGHTGEEWILNELHELCLASRQDSDL from the exons ATGGCGATGGCGAAAGAGAAAGAGGAGGATGAAGAGCACAACC GAAAGAGGATGATGCAGTTGTTGCAATTGGAGAAGACGAGAGTGAGCTTCCTTTGAAGCCAGGGATCTTCTTCTACCCAGCAACACCAACCTCCTTTGTTGTTTGTGATGCGCTTGAACCTGATTTCCCCATCATCTATGTCAACAAGGTCTTTGAAATCTTCACCGGTTATCGTGCTGACGAGGCTCTCGGTCGAAACTG TCGGTTCTTGCAGTTCAGAGATCCTCGAGCTCAGAGGCGGCACCCTCTGGTGGATCCTGTTGTTGTGTCTGAGATTAGAAGATGCCTTGAGGAAGGCATTGAGTTCCAAGGTGAACTTCTGAATTTCCGAAAGGATGGTACTCCTTTGGTGAATAGACTCAGACTTGCACCaattcatgatgatgatggaacTGTGACACACGTAATAGGTATCCAACTATTTTCTGAGGCAAATATAGATCTGAACCGCGTCTCATACCCAGTCTTCAAAAAGACTTGCAATCAAGATTTCGATAAGACTGGTAAATTCCCTCCTAAGAGTGGACAAACATTGTACAGTCAGCACCAAGAGCTGTGTGGCATTCTTCAGCTTTCTGATGAAGTCTTAGCTCACAACATTTTGTCACGTTTGACACCAAGGGACGTTGCATCCATCGGGTCTGTATGCAGGAGGATCCGCCAACTGACAAAGAATGAGCATGTCAGGAAGATGGTGTGTCAAAATGTGTGGGGAAAAGAAGTCACTGGTACCTTGGAATTGATGACCAAGAAGTTAGGATGGGGTCGTCTAACACGGGAACTTACTACTCTCGAGGCAGTTTGTTGGAGAAAACTGACAGTTGGAGGAGCAGTGGAACCTTCACGCTGCAATTTCAGCGCTTGCGCCGCAGGGAATCGTCTTGTACTGTTTGGAGGTGAAGGAGTAGATATGCAACCTATGGATGACACTTTTGTGCTAAATCTTGATGCTAAAAATCCAGAGTGGCGCAGGGTTAGCGTGAAATCATCCCCACCAGGAAGATGGGGCCACACACTCTCTTGCTTAAATGGTTCTTGGTTGGTGGTTTTTGGTGGATGTGGTAGGCAAGGATTGCTCAATGATGTGTTTGTCCTTGATTTGGATGCTCAACAGCCAACATGGAGGGAGGTCTGCGGTGGAACCCCACCACTTCCAAGATCTTGGCACAGTTCTTGCACAATCGAAGGGTCAAAATTGGTTGTCTCTGGTGGGTGCACAGACGCTGGGGTTCTTCTTAGTGACACGTATCTATTGGACCTTACAACAGGTAATCCAACATGGAGAGAGATTCCAACATCATGGGCGCCACCTCCTCGTTTGGGGCACTCACTGTCAGTCTATGGGAGGACAAAGATTCTTATGTTTGGTGGACTTGCCAAGAGTGGACACTTGCGCTTAAGATCAGGGGAGGCTTACACCATTGATCTAGAAGATGAACAACCACACTGGAGACCACTAGAATACAGTGCCTTCACTGGAGTAGCTAGTCAAAGTGCTGTGGTTCCTCCTCCTCGGCTAGATCATGTTGCTGTCAGCATGCCTTGCGGAAGAATAATTGTTTTTGGAGGTTCCATTGCAGGTCTTCACTCACCGTCTCAACTCTTTCTGTTGGATCCGGCTGAGGAGAAGCCTTCATGGAGGATCCTCAATGTTCCGGGGCAACCACCTAAATTTGCTTGGGGTCACAGCACTTGTGTGGTCGGAGGAACAAGGGTTTTGGTGCTGGGCGGACATACTGGAGAGGAGTGGATACTGAACGAGTTGCATGAATTATGCTTGGCAAGTCGACAGGATTCTGACCTGTGA